The Cellulomonas wangleii genome includes a region encoding these proteins:
- a CDS encoding DUF72 domain-containing protein, producing MTIRIGTSGWSYDHWDGVLYRPGLPPHERLARYVEEFDTVELNASFYRWPRDRSFASWRQRLPEGFTMSVKASRGLTHARRLYGPEVWSERIARAWHELRGRREAVLVQLRPDAQRDDARLDWFLGSLPDWVQVAVELRHPSWQTDAVFDLLARHGAAYCVVSGAGIPCVLRATSRLVYVRLHGPDHHHLYAGSYSDDDLRWWADRLREWEGAGHDVVAYFNNDGGGNAVRNAWTLRGLLA from the coding sequence GTGACGATCCGCATCGGGACCTCCGGCTGGTCGTACGACCACTGGGACGGGGTCCTCTACCGCCCGGGGCTGCCGCCGCACGAGCGTCTCGCCCGGTACGTCGAGGAGTTCGACACGGTCGAGCTCAACGCGAGCTTCTACCGCTGGCCCCGCGACCGGTCGTTCGCGTCCTGGCGCCAGCGGCTGCCCGAGGGGTTCACCATGTCGGTGAAGGCGTCGCGCGGCCTGACCCACGCCCGGCGGCTGTACGGGCCCGAGGTGTGGTCCGAGCGCATCGCCCGGGCGTGGCACGAGCTGCGCGGCCGGCGCGAGGCGGTGCTGGTGCAGCTGCGCCCGGACGCGCAGCGGGACGACGCCCGGCTCGACTGGTTCCTGGGCTCCCTGCCGGACTGGGTGCAGGTCGCCGTCGAGCTGCGGCACCCGTCGTGGCAGACCGACGCCGTGTTCGACCTGCTCGCGCGGCACGGGGCCGCGTACTGCGTCGTGTCCGGGGCGGGGATCCCGTGCGTGCTGCGGGCCACGTCGCGCCTGGTCTACGTGCGGCTGCACGGCCCGGACCACCACCACCTGTACGCGGGCTCCTACTCCGACGACGACCTGCGCTGGTGGGCGGACCGGCTGCGGGAGTGGGAGGGGGCCGGGCACGACGTCGTCGCCTACTTCAACAACGACGGCGGCGGCAACGCCGTGCGCAACGCGTGGACCCTGCGCGGCCTGCTGGCGTGA
- a CDS encoding META domain-containing protein gives MARTTGRGHGPATAGRTARRGGRPRAGRARRTPATALLVGALLLVAACTTGTEPTGGTTTDGGSTATGTPGTGDRTDGAWALTSGEVDGAALTVTGGAPVTLLVEDGRVSGTSGCNTYTGAVDTTDGWSVGDVGLTRMACEPAVMALETAYLDALARVDAAELTDDGLELTGPDVVLTFVADPNAA, from the coding sequence ATGGCACGCACGACGGGACGGGGCCACGGGCCCGCGACGGCCGGGCGCACCGCACGGCGCGGGGGCCGGCCACGAGCAGGCCGCGCACGGCGCACCCCGGCCACGGCCCTCCTCGTCGGCGCGCTCCTGCTGGTGGCGGCGTGCACGACCGGCACCGAGCCGACCGGTGGGACCACCACCGACGGCGGGTCGACCGCGACGGGCACCCCCGGCACCGGTGACCGGACCGACGGGGCGTGGGCGCTGACGTCCGGCGAGGTCGACGGGGCCGCGCTGACCGTGACCGGCGGCGCGCCGGTGACGCTGCTGGTCGAGGACGGGCGGGTGTCCGGGACGTCCGGCTGCAACACCTACACGGGCGCGGTCGACACGACCGACGGGTGGTCGGTCGGCGACGTCGGCCTGACGCGCATGGCGTGCGAGCCGGCGGTGATGGCGCTGGAGACGGCGTACCTCGACGCCCTGGCCCGGGTGGACGCCGCCGAGCTCACCGACGACGGGCTGGAGCTCACGGGGCCCGACGTCGTGCTCACGTTCGTCGCGGACCCGAACGCCGCCTGA
- a CDS encoding GNAT family N-acetyltransferase yields the protein MATRTRGDVRLELVAWDDPDATALRTAQQAELRARYGDDDIGHAMTGDSIVAMVVLRVDGEAVACGALRDASDELGPGTGELKRMYVRPEHRGRGLSPRVLTALEEEAARRGLDRLVLETGVLQPEAIGLYLAAGYRPVESYGEYVGVVESRCFAKRLLPRVSVERVDWEHPDAVALRRAMVAELAPLYPEHADDAVGTAARLADDQGTAGSTTFLLRRDGEPVGCATRRDAAASWGPGTAELKRVYVVPSARGRGLSRRLVGLVEVDARARGATRVVLDTGIRQPAALELYLSQGYRPVAPPADAWPVLPVSLWLARDL from the coding sequence GTGGCCACGCGCACCCGCGGCGACGTGCGTCTCGAGCTCGTCGCCTGGGACGACCCGGACGCCACCGCGCTGCGCACGGCCCAGCAGGCCGAGCTGCGGGCACGGTACGGCGACGACGACATCGGGCACGCGATGACCGGCGACTCGATCGTCGCGATGGTCGTGCTGCGCGTCGACGGTGAGGCCGTGGCCTGCGGTGCGCTCCGTGACGCGTCCGACGAGCTCGGCCCCGGCACGGGCGAGCTGAAGCGGATGTACGTCCGCCCGGAGCACCGCGGCCGAGGGCTGTCGCCGCGCGTCCTGACCGCGCTCGAGGAGGAGGCCGCCCGGCGCGGGCTGGACCGGCTCGTGCTCGAGACCGGCGTGCTGCAGCCGGAGGCCATCGGCCTGTACCTGGCCGCCGGGTACCGGCCCGTGGAGAGCTACGGCGAGTACGTGGGCGTCGTCGAGTCCCGCTGCTTCGCCAAGCGCCTGCTGCCACGCGTGAGCGTCGAGCGGGTCGACTGGGAGCACCCCGACGCGGTCGCGCTGCGCCGGGCGATGGTCGCCGAGCTCGCGCCGCTGTACCCCGAGCACGCGGACGACGCGGTGGGCACGGCCGCGCGGCTGGCAGACGACCAGGGCACGGCGGGCTCGACGACGTTCCTGCTGCGGCGCGACGGCGAGCCGGTGGGCTGCGCGACGCGCCGTGATGCCGCGGCGTCCTGGGGCCCGGGCACGGCCGAGCTCAAGCGGGTCTACGTGGTGCCGTCCGCGCGCGGTCGAGGGCTCTCGCGACGCCTCGTCGGGCTGGTCGAGGTCGACGCCCGTGCGCGGGGTGCCACACGCGTCGTGCTCGACACCGGCATCCGGCAGCCCGCCGCGCTGGAGCTGTACCTGTCGCAGGGCTACCGCCCGGTGGCGCCGCCCGCGGACGCCTGGCCGGTGCTTCCCGTCTCGCTGTGGCTGGCACGCGACCTCTGA
- the purQ gene encoding phosphoribosylformylglycinamidine synthase subunit PurQ, with the protein MGRIGVVTFPGTLDDRDAARAVRLAGGEPVALWHADADLKGVDAVVLPGGFSYGDYLRAGAISRFAPVMGEIVDAAATGLPVLGICNGFQVLTEAHLLPGSMIKNDHLHFVCREQVLAVENADTAWTRAYARGERITIPLKNQDGQYVADERTLDELEGEGRVVFRYVGQNPNGSRRDIAGITNAAGNVVGLMPHPEHAVEAGFGPDGPAGPRSGTDGLRFFTSVLQALVS; encoded by the coding sequence ATGGGTCGCATCGGCGTCGTCACGTTCCCCGGCACGCTGGACGACCGGGACGCCGCGCGCGCGGTGCGCCTGGCCGGCGGCGAGCCCGTCGCGCTGTGGCACGCGGACGCCGACCTCAAGGGCGTCGACGCGGTCGTGCTGCCCGGGGGGTTCTCGTACGGCGACTACCTGCGCGCCGGCGCGATCAGCCGGTTCGCGCCGGTCATGGGCGAGATCGTCGACGCGGCCGCCACGGGCCTGCCGGTCCTCGGCATCTGCAACGGCTTCCAGGTCCTCACCGAGGCGCACCTGCTGCCCGGGTCGATGATCAAGAACGACCACCTGCACTTCGTCTGCCGCGAGCAGGTGCTGGCCGTCGAGAACGCCGACACCGCGTGGACGCGCGCGTACGCGCGGGGCGAGCGGATCACGATCCCGCTGAAGAACCAGGACGGCCAGTACGTCGCCGACGAGCGCACCCTCGACGAGCTCGAGGGCGAGGGGCGCGTCGTGTTCCGGTACGTCGGGCAGAACCCCAACGGGTCGCGCCGGGACATCGCCGGCATCACCAACGCGGCCGGCAACGTCGTGGGCCTGATGCCGCACCCCGAGCACGCCGTCGAGGCGGGCTTCGGTCCCGACGGCCCGGCCGGTCCGCGCAGCGGCACCGACGGGCTGCGGTTCTTCACGTCCGTCCTGCAGGCGCTCGTCTCCTGA
- the purS gene encoding phosphoribosylformylglycinamidine synthase subunit PurS encodes MGRVVVDVMPKPEILDPQGKAVANALPRLGFGQFTSVRQGKRFELEVDGPVTPEVLEAAAAAAEQVLSNPVIEDVVRVADIEADAAATVVSQGLA; translated from the coding sequence GTGGGACGAGTCGTCGTCGATGTCATGCCGAAGCCCGAGATCCTCGACCCGCAGGGCAAGGCCGTCGCGAACGCGCTGCCGCGGCTCGGGTTCGGCCAGTTCACGTCCGTCCGTCAGGGCAAGCGGTTCGAGCTCGAGGTCGACGGGCCGGTGACGCCCGAGGTCCTCGAGGCGGCCGCGGCCGCGGCCGAGCAGGTGCTGTCGAACCCGGTCATCGAGGACGTCGTGCGCGTGGCCGACATCGAGGCCGACGCGGCCGCGACGGTGGTCTCGCAGGGTCTGGCCTGA